One window from the genome of Blastocatellia bacterium encodes:
- a CDS encoding sigma-70 family RNA polymerase sigma factor produces MSNEDITKLLVDWNQGNEAARDELIPLVANELRRIASRYLYGERHEHTLQATALINEAYIRLVDQKQVQWQNRAHFFGVAAQLMRRILVDYARTRNAAKRDGQRHKLSLDDVINLSEEHDKNLVALDEALERLAKLQPQRSQIVELRFFGGMTIEETASVLNVSVDTVKAEWRLAKAWLYREISNLPEGSE; encoded by the coding sequence ATGTCAAACGAAGACATTACAAAGCTGTTAGTAGATTGGAATCAGGGCAATGAAGCGGCGAGAGATGAGCTTATCCCATTAGTTGCAAATGAACTACGCCGAATTGCTAGCCGATATTTATATGGGGAGCGACATGAGCATACCTTACAAGCCACTGCATTAATTAATGAAGCCTATATTCGTTTAGTTGATCAAAAACAGGTGCAATGGCAAAACCGCGCACATTTTTTTGGTGTTGCTGCACAATTAATGCGCCGAATTTTAGTTGATTATGCCCGAACACGTAATGCAGCTAAACGGGATGGACAACGCCATAAACTATCTTTAGATGATGTAATTAACCTTTCAGAAGAACATGATAAAAATTTAGTTGCACTAGATGAAGCTTTGGAGCGTTTAGCTAAATTGCAACCTCAACGAAGTCAAATTGTTGAGCTACGTTTTTTTGGAGGGATGACAATTGAAGAAACAGCTAGCGTGCTAAATGTTTCAGTTGATACAGTTAAGGCTGAATGGCGACTAGCAAAGGCTTGGCTTTATCGAGAGATTAGCAATTTGCCGGAAGGTTCAGAATAA
- a CDS encoding cytochrome c3 family protein — MNTTRKLKKIKLILTYSCFAIFASYILFSNLNNINSKANIDDSPTLGISRSLPSIIVLDDPNIPNSAFAGDKGKTPFDHNQHISERAKITCVTCHHTNSNTLTVKLEEDVLKCAVCHQADDTTCTIEGTNENNKFKGKLAINAKEAYHGQGEKDDAGCISCHKSRNIEPTSCTTCHTNNDNVEYGIEPLFPTISSNKQVDKTIIGITQNNYTIKTYPNNYSGSYPSNYWNYPYNSSNNNWHNPQPSSHYPRQNYSEANSYTPNYWSNSSNTNSSSNLHLSVLTDQEKKQFVTNSEGNTTNYPQPTIKPISNVYLSLENEKPDKKEIKIDNSLEEKNPPKELVSDLPANLTTNVSPSISLIDQLLPWVNKIIIVIIIFLYLDIRRKLSS; from the coding sequence ATGAATACTACAAGGAAATTAAAAAAAATCAAGCTTATCCTTACTTATTCTTGCTTTGCTATATTTGCTTCCTATATATTATTTAGTAACCTAAATAATATTAATTCAAAAGCCAATATAGACGATAGCCCAACACTTGGTATTAGTCGTTCACTGCCTTCAATAATAGTTTTAGACGATCCAAATATTCCAAACTCTGCTTTTGCTGGAGACAAAGGAAAAACACCTTTTGACCACAACCAACATATTAGCGAAAGAGCTAAAATTACTTGTGTTACTTGCCATCATACTAATTCTAATACCTTAACAGTAAAACTTGAAGAAGATGTGCTTAAGTGTGCAGTTTGTCACCAAGCCGATGATACAACTTGCACAATTGAAGGAACAAATGAAAATAATAAATTTAAGGGAAAACTAGCAATTAATGCTAAGGAAGCTTATCATGGGCAAGGAGAAAAAGATGATGCTGGATGTATTAGTTGTCATAAAAGCCGAAATATTGAACCTACTAGTTGCACTACTTGCCATACTAACAATGATAATGTTGAATATGGTATTGAACCTTTATTTCCTACAATTAGCTCTAATAAACAAGTTGATAAAACAATTATTGGTATAACTCAAAATAATTATACAATTAAAACTTATCCCAATAATTACTCTGGCAGTTATCCTAGTAATTATTGGAATTATCCATATAATAGTTCTAACAACAATTGGCACAATCCGCAGCCTAGTAGCCATTATCCTAGACAGAATTATTCTGAGGCAAATTCTTATACTCCAAATTATTGGAGTAACTCTAGTAACACTAATTCTTCCAGTAATTTGCATCTGTCCGTTTTAACAGATCAAGAAAAAAAACAGTTTGTTACTAATTCTGAGGGTAATACTACAAATTACCCTCAACCAACTATAAAGCCTATCAGTAATGTTTATTTATCTTTAGAAAATGAAAAGCCTGATAAAAAAGAAATTAAAATTGATAACTCTTTAGAAGAAAAAAATCCACCAAAAGAACTTGTGTCAGATCTGCCAGCCAATTTAACAACTAATGTTTCTCCTTCTATTTCTTTAATTGATCAATTACTACCTTGGGTTAATAAAATAATTATTGTAATTATTATTTTTCTTTATCTAGATATCAGAAGAAAATTAAGTAGCTAA